A genomic segment from Chitinophaga niabensis encodes:
- a CDS encoding DUF4430 domain-containing protein, producing the protein MANTISLAVQGGATINNIPWTSGMNVQQAMEAAYNTFVNPPMLPRLSYWVEYFGASLGYFVSMMDGTTRMGNKYWMLYVNNVLATGGIDATILNDGDAVSFKYQAYSPELHGHTLMAQVHALKTK; encoded by the coding sequence ATGGCAAACACAATAAGCCTGGCCGTACAGGGAGGGGCCACTATCAATAATATTCCCTGGACAAGCGGCATGAATGTACAGCAGGCAATGGAAGCTGCTTACAATACTTTTGTGAACCCGCCCATGCTGCCCAGGCTTTCTTACTGGGTGGAATACTTCGGCGCTTCGCTGGGATACTTTGTAAGCATGATGGACGGCACTACCCGGATGGGCAACAAATACTGGATGCTGTATGTGAACAATGTGCTGGCAACCGGGGGAATAGATGCCACCATCTTAAATGACGGAGATGCCGTATCTTTTAAATACCAGGCATATTCCCCGGAGTTACATGGGCATACCCTGATGGCACAGGTACATGCGCTGAAAACGAAATAA
- a CDS encoding ABC transporter ATP-binding protein: MQILWKYFSQQKWWVALALLLAAIAQLLSLIDPIIFGKIIDNYASNPDNLPQKEMIDGVLYLLAIAIGVAVAAILTKALQEYFTRLAVQRFGMQIFNDGLKQTLRLSFQEFEEQRSGETLSVLQKVKTDTEKFVNSFINILFSSIVGMGFLIWYSITKNWLLVPVFVVGIAVLGSLTGLLSKKIKTVQRSINKETNEMSGVITESLRNIELVKSLGLTFPEVRRLKVQTQKIYDLEMMKTKRVRTLSFLQGITLNLLKQSILFILLWLIFRHILSTGELISMQFISTAIFGPLQDLGNIILNYREVEASINNFDQLMHRPVERRPDAPVEIGPLQSIRFDKVVFKHKTAKTNAIDEVSFDLRLGETIAFVGPSGSGKSTLVKLLVGLYRPVGGEILFNGIPSSEIRYNVLRRQIGFVTQDTQLFAGTIKENLLFVKSDATDEEITDALNKAACTALLTRSEKGINTMLGESGMKLSGGEKQRISIARALLRNPRLLIFDEATSALDSLTEEDITNTIRDVSLRKEQITILIAHRLSTIMHADVIYVLEKGKVSETGSHDELLQQKGLYYAMWRQQVGEKRST; the protein is encoded by the coding sequence ATGCAGATCCTCTGGAAATACTTCTCGCAACAGAAATGGTGGGTGGCCCTAGCCCTCCTGCTGGCAGCCATTGCACAATTGCTCAGCCTCATAGATCCCATCATCTTTGGGAAGATCATAGACAATTACGCCAGCAATCCGGATAACCTTCCGCAAAAGGAAATGATAGACGGTGTGTTGTACCTGCTGGCTATAGCCATAGGCGTTGCAGTAGCCGCCATCCTCACCAAAGCCCTGCAGGAATATTTCACCCGCCTGGCTGTACAGCGTTTTGGCATGCAGATCTTTAACGACGGGCTGAAGCAAACCCTCCGGCTTTCATTCCAGGAATTTGAAGAACAACGTAGCGGGGAAACATTGTCCGTACTGCAAAAGGTAAAAACAGATACAGAGAAGTTCGTCAACTCCTTCATCAATATCCTCTTCTCATCCATAGTAGGCATGGGTTTCCTGATCTGGTATTCCATCACCAAGAACTGGTTGCTGGTACCGGTATTTGTTGTTGGCATTGCTGTATTGGGTTCCTTAACCGGGCTGTTAAGCAAAAAGATCAAAACAGTACAGCGCTCCATCAATAAAGAAACCAACGAAATGTCCGGCGTGATCACAGAATCACTAAGGAATATAGAGCTGGTAAAAAGCCTGGGCCTCACCTTTCCTGAGGTGCGCAGGCTGAAGGTGCAGACACAGAAGATCTATGACCTGGAAATGATGAAAACAAAACGGGTGCGCACGCTCTCTTTCCTCCAGGGCATTACACTCAACCTGCTGAAGCAATCCATCTTATTCATCCTGCTCTGGCTCATTTTTCGCCATATACTCAGTACCGGGGAACTGATCAGCATGCAGTTCATTTCCACTGCTATCTTCGGGCCCTTGCAGGACCTTGGGAATATCATCCTCAATTACAGGGAGGTAGAGGCTTCCATCAATAACTTCGATCAGCTGATGCACCGGCCTGTGGAACGTAGACCAGATGCCCCTGTAGAAATAGGCCCCTTGCAAAGCATCCGTTTTGATAAAGTAGTGTTCAAACATAAAACAGCCAAAACAAATGCTATAGACGAAGTATCCTTTGATCTCCGGCTCGGGGAAACCATTGCTTTCGTGGGGCCCTCCGGTTCAGGGAAATCCACGCTTGTTAAATTACTGGTAGGGCTTTACCGACCTGTAGGCGGAGAGATCCTGTTCAACGGGATCCCCTCTTCAGAAATACGCTACAATGTACTGCGCAGGCAGATCGGCTTTGTTACGCAGGATACCCAGCTCTTTGCCGGTACCATCAAAGAGAACCTGTTGTTTGTAAAATCAGATGCCACAGATGAGGAAATAACCGATGCACTTAATAAAGCAGCCTGCACCGCTTTATTAACCCGTTCTGAAAAGGGCATCAACACCATGTTAGGAGAAAGCGGCATGAAATTATCCGGTGGTGAAAAACAACGGATCTCCATAGCGCGTGCCTTGTTACGGAACCCAAGGCTGCTCATCTTTGATGAAGCCACTTCCGCATTGGATTCTTTAACAGAAGAAGATATCACCAATACCATACGGGATGTTTCCCTGCGGAAAGAACAGATCACCATCCTGATAGCCCACCGCCTGTCTACCATCATGCACGCAGATGTGATCTATGTACTGGAGAAAGGGAAAGTTTCAGAGACCGGATCTCATGATGAACTGTTACAGCAGAAAGGGCTATACTACGCCATGTGGCGGCAGCAGGTGGGTGAAAAGAGAAGCACCTGA
- a CDS encoding LacI family DNA-binding transcriptional regulator, with translation MSKVNIKQLAKELNLSISTVSRALRDSYEISADTKKKVFALAKQLNYQPNPNASGLRGQKTKTIAVVIPEMVNDFFSLVIGGIEKVTQEQGYYLLFYFTHGDYELEVSFINTLANGRVDGVLLSMSRENNDNSHLLELTKNGIPLVLFDRVSDNLDSVKVTSDNYESAVTATRHLIDAGCKKIAYLQVHKNISIGKIRMNGYLDALQGSTQQHPLIVECSNENEETFETIEKMLVEERPDGIFASVEKLAVICYRVCEKINLRIPRDIKIISFSNLQTASLLNPSLTTITQPAFDMGEAAAKELLNIINKKSKSASKDKHVILKSLLMKRKSTSI, from the coding sequence ATGAGTAAAGTTAATATCAAACAACTGGCCAAGGAGTTAAACTTATCCATTTCTACAGTATCACGTGCATTGAGGGACAGTTATGAAATTAGCGCCGACACTAAAAAGAAGGTATTTGCCTTAGCGAAACAATTAAATTACCAACCTAATCCCAATGCGAGTGGCCTGAGGGGGCAAAAAACAAAGACTATTGCTGTGGTTATTCCTGAAATGGTGAATGATTTTTTTTCTCTTGTAATTGGCGGTATAGAAAAAGTAACCCAGGAACAGGGTTATTACTTACTCTTTTATTTCACGCACGGTGATTATGAACTGGAAGTATCCTTTATCAATACACTGGCGAATGGGAGAGTGGACGGGGTATTATTATCCATGTCCCGGGAAAACAACGACAATAGCCATTTACTGGAACTTACCAAAAATGGCATCCCGCTGGTGCTTTTTGACCGGGTGAGTGATAACCTGGACAGTGTTAAAGTTACTTCGGATAATTATGAAAGTGCTGTAACTGCTACCCGCCACCTGATAGACGCAGGCTGTAAAAAGATTGCTTACCTGCAGGTGCATAAGAATATTTCCATCGGAAAGATCCGGATGAATGGTTACCTGGATGCGTTGCAGGGTTCTACCCAGCAGCACCCGCTGATCGTTGAATGCAGTAATGAAAATGAGGAAACCTTTGAGACCATCGAGAAGATGCTGGTAGAGGAAAGACCTGACGGGATCTTTGCTTCTGTGGAAAAACTGGCGGTTATCTGTTACAGGGTCTGCGAGAAGATCAACCTGCGGATCCCGCGTGATATAAAGATCATCAGCTTCTCTAACCTGCAGACGGCTTCTCTCCTGAATCCCTCTTTAACAACCATCACACAGCCTGCCTTTGATATGGGGGAGGCCGCCGCAAAAGAATTATTGAACATCATCAATAAAAAAAGCAAGTCTGCTTCAAAAGATAAACATGTTATTTTAAAATCATTGCTGATGAAAAGAAAATCGACCTCCATTTAA
- a CDS encoding SusC/RagA family TonB-linked outer membrane protein codes for MENLRKRKRAFSSLRRLFGVIFCLLYLPVLGATGNNYETITITGTVTSSDGNALPGVVVQLKGSGTNAITGKDGHFSIKADKDAVLVFTHPEYARREESLTGRTKLSVVLNSGTGNNKDSVYINTLYNNRQLKHNVTGAYSQIYGQPIENNPVINNDNRMQGLLPGLFVMQNNGEPGDEGASQLVRGKRTFRSNSPIVLVDGYERSMDFLDPNEIATITVLKDAAATAQYGLRGGNGIILVTTKRGEEGKIKVSLNARAGIKAPTTEPKFLNSFQYATLYNEALTNDGAAPKYNAADLAKYEKASQGIYENEMDRYLYPNINWYDQYMNPTTVQQRYSLNIQGGSRVAKYFISAGYTDNSGSYKVDKNANTYNTNADFNMITLRSNVDITVNKRFTLTLDIAGRQEQRTYPGSRTDAALRVFRALYKTPPNAFPVFTPGGQLGGTKDFKDNPYGLLNKQGYSLYYVRSMFATLRAKHDLDFITPGLSLRANVAFDSWYDQNTNRSKSFKVYDLRQPNGTVEYLPNGNIKYVETGSDTQMSSGVEYPTTQRVFNTDASLNYDREFGRHAISAYVAMAQRILSDENDGNVPRAYLGANGKVSYSYNKRYLAEFNFGYQGSEQLLASNKFGFFPAASLGWVLSEENFLKDNKWVNFLKLRGSYGITGNDDLGGYFLWYQKYASSGGVNFGYTSISYPGWNENAFALNNVTWEKVKKTNIGIDAVLVKNKVNLSFDYFHERNQDIMIQPALPNIMGIRFPDFPIGIIENKGFEASLGYTDRIGDLEFSINGMLSKANNKVIDRGEEKQRFAYQARTGRPLDAIFGLQALGLFRDQAEINASPTQTFGVVKPGDIKYKDQNGDNQIDAYDEVYLGQGNMPDLQYGAGLGLKYKGFDMNVLFTGQQGTQQNMTGEAIWEFHDNGTVREHHLGRYNPGDAASWENATYPRLSLSNKANNQRTSTYWLTNGAMVRLKSMELGYTLPAGLTSRIKIEKIRFYVNGYNLLTWQSTDLMDTEARSSHYVVYPIQRIINGGLNVTF; via the coding sequence ATGGAAAATTTAAGAAAGCGGAAAAGAGCCTTCTCCAGCCTGCGGCGCCTCTTTGGGGTTATTTTCTGCCTCCTCTACCTCCCCGTTCTGGGCGCCACGGGAAACAATTATGAGACCATCACCATTACCGGAACTGTTACTTCATCTGATGGCAATGCCCTTCCCGGCGTGGTCGTGCAGCTGAAAGGAAGCGGTACCAATGCCATTACCGGCAAGGATGGTCATTTCTCCATTAAGGCCGATAAAGATGCTGTACTCGTCTTTACTCATCCTGAATATGCCAGGCGGGAAGAATCGCTCACAGGCCGCACTAAATTATCCGTGGTGTTGAACAGCGGCACGGGCAATAACAAAGACAGTGTTTATATCAACACGCTCTACAATAACCGCCAGCTGAAGCACAACGTAACAGGTGCCTATTCACAGATCTATGGGCAACCTATAGAAAACAACCCGGTGATCAATAACGACAACAGGATGCAAGGCCTGCTTCCGGGCCTTTTTGTGATGCAGAACAATGGGGAGCCCGGGGATGAAGGCGCCTCCCAGCTGGTTCGTGGTAAACGTACCTTCAGGAGTAATTCCCCGATTGTACTGGTGGATGGATATGAAAGGAGCATGGACTTCCTGGATCCCAATGAAATAGCCACCATCACTGTTTTAAAAGATGCGGCGGCTACTGCACAGTATGGATTACGTGGCGGCAATGGCATTATACTCGTTACTACTAAACGCGGGGAGGAAGGCAAGATCAAAGTGTCCCTCAACGCCCGGGCCGGTATCAAAGCCCCTACCACAGAACCAAAATTCCTCAACTCCTTCCAGTATGCTACGCTTTATAATGAAGCGCTGACCAACGACGGAGCTGCCCCAAAATATAACGCGGCAGACCTTGCCAAATATGAGAAAGCTTCCCAGGGGATCTATGAAAATGAGATGGACCGCTATCTCTATCCTAATATCAACTGGTATGATCAATACATGAATCCAACCACTGTACAGCAACGCTACAGTTTAAATATACAAGGCGGTTCCAGGGTGGCGAAATACTTTATCTCTGCCGGGTATACGGATAACTCCGGTTCCTATAAAGTGGATAAGAACGCCAACACTTACAACACCAATGCGGATTTCAACATGATCACGCTGCGCTCCAATGTGGATATTACCGTAAACAAACGGTTCACGCTCACATTAGATATTGCCGGAAGACAGGAACAACGTACCTATCCCGGCTCAAGAACAGATGCAGCACTGCGTGTATTCCGCGCCTTATACAAAACACCACCCAACGCTTTCCCCGTATTTACACCCGGCGGCCAGTTGGGAGGTACCAAAGACTTTAAAGACAATCCATACGGCTTGCTGAATAAACAGGGTTATTCCCTTTATTATGTGCGCAGCATGTTTGCCACCTTAAGAGCAAAACATGATCTCGATTTTATCACACCCGGCCTTTCCCTGAGAGCCAATGTGGCGTTCGACAGCTGGTACGATCAGAACACCAACCGCAGCAAAAGCTTCAAAGTATACGATCTGCGCCAGCCTAACGGCACAGTGGAATACCTGCCCAATGGCAATATCAAGTATGTTGAAACCGGTTCTGATACACAAATGTCATCCGGCGTAGAATACCCTACCACACAGCGCGTCTTTAATACAGATGCCTCGCTGAACTACGACAGGGAATTCGGACGTCATGCCATTTCTGCTTATGTAGCCATGGCGCAGCGGATCTTGTCGGATGAAAACGATGGGAACGTTCCCAGGGCATATCTTGGTGCAAACGGAAAAGTATCCTATAGTTATAATAAACGTTACCTGGCGGAATTCAATTTCGGTTACCAGGGTTCAGAGCAGTTACTGGCTTCCAATAAATTCGGGTTCTTCCCCGCTGCTTCATTGGGCTGGGTATTGTCCGAAGAAAATTTCCTGAAGGATAACAAGTGGGTGAATTTCCTGAAGCTCAGGGGATCCTACGGTATTACCGGTAATGACGACCTGGGCGGATATTTCCTCTGGTATCAGAAATATGCATCTTCCGGTGGTGTGAACTTTGGTTATACTTCCATCTCCTATCCGGGTTGGAATGAAAACGCATTTGCGCTGAATAATGTTACCTGGGAAAAAGTAAAGAAAACAAACATAGGAATAGACGCGGTGCTGGTAAAGAATAAAGTGAACCTTTCCTTCGATTATTTCCATGAGCGTAACCAGGATATCATGATCCAGCCTGCGCTGCCAAATATCATGGGTATCCGCTTCCCTGACTTCCCTATCGGTATCATTGAGAATAAAGGTTTTGAAGCTTCCCTGGGGTATACAGACAGGATAGGTGACCTGGAATTCTCCATCAATGGTATGCTCTCCAAAGCAAATAATAAAGTAATAGACAGAGGAGAAGAAAAACAACGTTTTGCTTACCAGGCCCGTACCGGCCGGCCACTGGATGCCATCTTCGGACTACAGGCATTAGGCCTGTTCCGCGATCAGGCAGAGATCAATGCAAGCCCTACACAAACTTTCGGCGTTGTAAAACCGGGAGATATAAAATATAAAGACCAGAATGGCGATAACCAGATAGATGCTTACGATGAAGTATACCTTGGCCAGGGCAATATGCCAGATCTCCAATATGGCGCAGGCCTGGGATTAAAATACAAGGGTTTTGACATGAATGTGCTGTTCACAGGGCAACAAGGCACACAGCAAAACATGACAGGGGAAGCCATCTGGGAATTCCATGATAATGGCACCGTACGGGAGCATCACCTGGGAAGATACAATCCCGGAGACGCTGCCAGCTGGGAAAATGCCACCTATCCACGTTTATCGCTTTCCAATAAAGCCAATAACCAGCGTACCTCCACTTACTGGTTAACCAATGGGGCAATGGTAAGGCTGAAATCTATGGAACTGGGTTATACCCTGCCAGCAGGCCTCACCTCCAGGATAAAGATCGAAAAGATCCGCTTCTATGTGAACGGTTATAACCTGCTCACCTGGCAATCTACTGATCTGATGGATACAGAAGCGCGTTCAAGCCATTATGTGGTGTACCCGATCCAGCGCATTATCAATGGCGGCTTAAACGTAACATTCTAA